A single genomic interval of Apis cerana isolate GH-2021 linkage group LG14, AcerK_1.0, whole genome shotgun sequence harbors:
- the LOC107995416 gene encoding cilia- and flagella-associated protein 65-like isoform X2, giving the protein MKVMKIDYGNVEIGKTATKTIEIWNESYKEQLYQVQRDPITNPLDHVFHLHSYTWTLGPDEKFLCEIYYRPLVVSSRNVDYFIIIDNNGAYMKIITYGSSIGPKVISSTKRIFMNTNKNSKVKKRIKLSNNSKVAATFMFNIDEKHRIFQLDSRYGVINAYSYKYVTITFMPPKEGRYTYYLIILILYQEPIIIELYGYCYSVFIKKETLKSIPYPWMEKDGFKGYMRDATDTLEYLPPASLSKHYFNFGQVDVDVENIIQRIPRSICLTNHIHSNLLIIWEKDTDGIFYITPSEMVLRKNQSALFELTFNPNIKNNLFGREIICSVFLEQEKLFTFPFVLSMTVIGHSFPITSSGWIPQYEIPQTVIMPPSVPPYPVYTTFLIKRFGHLPLMFQFVSPSASHFIVKPMLGVIYQDYQIIIVEMTSKPKNEQIYIERWTIYFNGNTKNENYIDFKGYAEYANLVFNNNNLLTFPSVLPGCQQFLQLGMRNVTRHQIKYEFYKLPSEFKVQYIHGKIDANDTFYQECMFAPNEVNRDYDFEIQCLLIVIKNGASIGSKSFVNLRIRGSSEMGLLEAHPNKLNFDELEYNNTKTLSFDLVNSSLVDIYYTLICTHRNWELGDIKRDVKLHPLSETIFAGSTKKILVSITPHTAVYYEFIIQYVDNLCAFGYNQDYSIHISKQFLWNRLQINKLNEILVDLLPGETETVNINLLPMTLNKGTLLLKWVIINPSTLPISLKMKKIKQCSCEPIIKTIGYLPRRIEIDCIHKNICEIYLKSKMLKPEEETVIGMNIHYILAGKTIMSWDLNIGHDRHIIFNVTVDCLTEHDSQDNFLSTPSINFGKVYFGNKEPTYRAQWIFNITNKDLPYSVDINNIHKMNEKYQCEIFACLTQDGIIKSGTAVPLLFKFQPRMFGEYKIIFPIIMGDKTEELTLQGESIFDYKLVSIWRRIPAFCACKTPLFPIYFSVDSMNLWNIPTHNIIIRMLLIYNNLDFDALGYKWKCQKIPELLSVDIFPRKGILQPNSVQSFRVKIKTSGYPGRIDFHIPCMFFNASKRREYQRSIIKHDILSQELKEQFTITEKGIYVPEPWIKILDKPNKYYKTLSIRCCIYSVEDENIKVKLLRELKAAPSSVIHFDDNKNYNNVINEKELYIITLILENLLWDIVNTKRFIKVIENNLIPIRNLYYTQFTMDISERKRLVRRSYISPPLKIIEAILERMSFDIIHEEFTLKVNHLIPDEDVRHRNYFKMLPKQKRTDLQFEIREDEDDEDELDMQHMKPGYRISFANTNTI; this is encoded by the exons atgaaagttATGAAGATTGACTATGGAAATGTGGAAATTGGTAAAACGGCAACAAAGACAATAGAGATATGGAATGAatcttat AAAGAACAATTATATCAGGTTCAAAGAGATCCGATTACAAATCCTTTGGATCatgtatttcatttacattctTATACTTGGACTCTAGGTcctgatgaaaaatttttatgtgaaatttattatcgaccTTTAGTCGTATCTTCTAGGAatgttgattattttataatcatagatAATAATGGagcatatatgaaaattattacgtaTGGATCTAGCATTG gTCCTAAAGTAATTTCTTCAACAAAAAGAATCTTtatgaatacaaataaaaattctaaggttaaaaaacgaattaaattatcgaataattctaAAGTTGCAGCGacttttatgtttaatatagaCGAAAAACATAGGATTTTTCAATTAGACTCAAGATATGGTGTTATTAATgcttattcttataaatatgttacgATTACATTTATGCCGCCAAAAGAAGGAagatatacttattatttgattattttaattttatatcaa gaaccaattattatagaattatatggtTATTGTTACtcagtatttattaaaaaagaaactttaaaatcTATTCCTTATCCTTGGATGGAAAAAGATGGTTTTAAAGGATATATGAGAGATGCTACTGATACACTAGAATATTTGCCTCCTGCATCTTTATCAAagcattatttcaattttggtCAAGTAGATGTTgatgtagaaaatattattcagagAATACCTCGCTCAATATGTCTCACAAATCATAtccattcaaatttattaatcatttggGAAAAAG atactgatggaattttttacataacacCTTCTGAAATGGTACTTCGTAAGAATCAATCTGCTTTATTTGAACTTACATTTAatcctaatataaaaaataatctttttggaAGAGAGATTATTTGTTCTGTTTTCTTGGAACAAGAGAAGCTTTTTACTTTTCCATTTGTTTTATCAATGACAGTAATAG GTCATTCTTTTCCTATTACATCAAGTGGGTGGATTCCACAATATGAAATTCCTCAAACAGTAATAATGCCACCAAGTGTACCACCATATCCAGTTTATACCACTTTTCTGATTAAAAGATTTGGTCATTTACCTCTTATGTTTCAATTTGTTTCACCATCAGCAAgtcattttattgtaaaaccAATGCTTGGTGTAATTTATCA agattatcaaataattattgttgaaatgACATCTAAAcctaaaaatgaacaaatttatatagaaagatGGACAATATACTTTAATGGgaatacaaaaaatgaaaattatatagattttaaaggATATGCAGAGTATGCAaatcttgtttttaataataataatttattaacttttccaTCAGTTTTGCCAGGTTGCCaacaatttttacaacttGGAATGAGAAATGTTACTCGTCAtcaaataaa atatgaattttataagttaCCATCTGAATTTAAGGTACAATATATCCATGGAAAAATCGATGCAAATGATACATTTTATCAAGAATGTATGTTTGCTCCAAATGAAGTAAATAGAGATTATGATTTCGAAATACAATGCCTTttgattgttataaaaaatggaGCTTCTATTGGTTCAAAAAGCTTTGTAAATCTACGTATTCGTGGAAGTAGTGAAATGGGATTATtagaa gcacatccaaataaattaaattttgatgaattagaatataataatactaagaCATTATCTTTTGATCTTGTTAATTCTAGTTtggtagatatttattatacattgatTTGTACTCATCGTAATTGGGAACTTGGAGATATTAAAAGAGATGTTAAATTACATCCTTTATCAGAAACTATATTTGCGGGATcaactaaaaaaattctagTTTCTATTACTCCACACACAGCagtatattatgaatttataattcaatat gtaGACAATTTATGTGCCTTTGGATATAATCAAGATTATTCAATACACATTagcaaacaatttttatggaaTCGATTACAAATaaacaa attaaatgaaattttagtaGATTTACTACCAGGAGAAACAGAAACTGTAAATATTAACCTTTTACCAATGACTCTAAATAAAGGaactcttttattaaaatgggTAATAATCAATCCTTCAACATTGCCTATTTCtctaaagatgaaaaaaatcaaacaatgTTCTTGTGAAcctattataaaaacaattggtTATTTGCCTCGGCGAATAGAAATTGattgtattcataaaaatatttgtgaaatatatttaaaatcaaaaatgctaaaa CCAGAAGAAGAAACTGTGATTGGTATGAACATTCATTACATATTAGCTGGAAAAACAATTATGTCTTGGGATCTAAATATTGGACATGATCgtcacattatttttaatgtgacTGTTGATTGTTTAACAGAACATGATTCACAAGATAATTTCTTAAGTACTCcatcaataaattttggaaaagtttattttggaaataaagAGCCTACATATAGG gcACAatggatatttaatattacgaataaGGATTTACCATATTCcgtagatattaataatattcataaaatgaatGAGAAGTATCAATGTGAAATTTTTGCATGTTTAACACAAGATGGTATCATAAAAAGTGGAACAGCTGTACctcttttatttaagtttcaaCCAAGAATGTTTGGTGAATATaag ataatatttccaataattatgGGTGATAAAACAGAAGAATTGACATTACAAGgagaatcaatttttgattataaattagttaGTATTTGGAGAAGAATACCAGCTTTTTGTGCTTGTAAAACTCCACtatttcctatatattttAGTGTTGATTCCATGAACTTATGGAATATACCtacacataatattattattagaatgcttttaatatataacaatttagatTTCGATGCACTTGGTTATAAATGGAAATg CCAAAAAATACCAGAACTATTGAGTGTCGATATATTTCCTCGGAAAGGTATATTGCAGCCAAATTCGGTACAAAGTTTTAGagtcaaaattaaaacttcaGGATATCCTGGTCgaattgattttcatatacCATGTATGTTTTTTAATGCTAGTAAAAGACGAGAATATCAAAGAAGCATCATTAAACATGATATTTTAAgtcaagaattaaaagaacaatttaCTATTACGGAAAAAGGCATTTATGTACCA gAACCATGGATAAAAATACTTGATAAAccaaataaatactataaaacaTTAAGTATACGTTGTTGTATATATTCTGTggaagatgaaaatataaaagttaaattattaagagaaCTAAAAGCTGCTCCTTCAAGTGTAATTCATtttgatgataataaaaattataataatgttataaatgaaaaagagctCTATATAATAACacttattttggaaaatttattatg ggATATTGTTAATactaaaagatttataaaagtaattgaaaataatttaatccctataagaaatttgtattatactcAATTTACAATGGATATTTCGGAGCGAAAAAGATTAGTACGAAGATCATATATATCACcaccattaaaaattatagaagcaATACTAGAacga atgtcATTTGATATAATTCATGAAGAATTCACTTTAAaagttaatcatttaattcctGATGAAGATGTTCGGCATCGAAACTATTTCAAAATGTTACCTAAACAGAAAAGAACAGAtcttcaatttgaaattagagaag atgaaGATGATGAAGATGAACTAGATATGCAACATATGAAACCAGGATATAGAATATCTTTTGCAAATACTAATACAatctaa
- the LOC107995416 gene encoding cilia- and flagella-associated protein 65-like isoform X1, translating into MKVMKIDYGNVEIGKTATKTIEIWNESYKEQLYQVQRDPITNPLDHVFHLHSYTWTLGPDEKFLCEIYYRPLVVSSRNVDYFIIIDNNGAYMKIITYGSSIGPKVISSTKRIFMNTNKNSKVKKRIKLSNNSKVAATFMFNIDEKHRIFQLDSRYGVINAYSYKYVTITFMPPKEGRYTYYLIILILYQEPIIIELYGYCYSVFIKKETLKSIPYPWMEKDGFKGYMRDATDTLEYLPPASLSKHYFNFGQVDVDVENIIQRIPRSICLTNHIHSNLLIIWEKDTDGIFYITPSEMVLRKNQSALFELTFNPNIKNNLFGREIICSVFLEQEKLFTFPFVLSMTVIGHSFPITSSGWIPQYEIPQTVIMPPSVPPYPVYTTFLIKRFGHLPLMFQFVSPSASHFIVKPMLGVIYQDYQIIIVEMTSKPKNEQIYIERWTIYFNGNTKNENYIDFKGYAEYANLVFNNNNLLTFPSVLPGCQQFLQLGMRNVTRHQIKYEFYKLPSEFKVQYIHGKIDANDTFYQECMFAPNEVNRDYDFEIQCLLIVIKNGASIGSKSFVNLRIRGSSEMGLLEAHPNKLNFDELEYNNTKTLSFDLVNSSLVDIYYTLICTHRNWELGDIKRDVKLHPLSETIFAGSTKKILVSITPHTAVYYEFIIQYVIRINFNSDILVNRYDPIEICSVSCMCILPTIKVDNLCAFGYNQDYSIHISKQFLWNRLQINKLNEILVDLLPGETETVNINLLPMTLNKGTLLLKWVIINPSTLPISLKMKKIKQCSCEPIIKTIGYLPRRIEIDCIHKNICEIYLKSKMLKPEEETVIGMNIHYILAGKTIMSWDLNIGHDRHIIFNVTVDCLTEHDSQDNFLSTPSINFGKVYFGNKEPTYRAQWIFNITNKDLPYSVDINNIHKMNEKYQCEIFACLTQDGIIKSGTAVPLLFKFQPRMFGEYKIIFPIIMGDKTEELTLQGESIFDYKLVSIWRRIPAFCACKTPLFPIYFSVDSMNLWNIPTHNIIIRMLLIYNNLDFDALGYKWKCQKIPELLSVDIFPRKGILQPNSVQSFRVKIKTSGYPGRIDFHIPCMFFNASKRREYQRSIIKHDILSQELKEQFTITEKGIYVPEPWIKILDKPNKYYKTLSIRCCIYSVEDENIKVKLLRELKAAPSSVIHFDDNKNYNNVINEKELYIITLILENLLWDIVNTKRFIKVIENNLIPIRNLYYTQFTMDISERKRLVRRSYISPPLKIIEAILERMSFDIIHEEFTLKVNHLIPDEDVRHRNYFKMLPKQKRTDLQFEIREDEDDEDELDMQHMKPGYRISFANTNTI; encoded by the exons atgaaagttATGAAGATTGACTATGGAAATGTGGAAATTGGTAAAACGGCAACAAAGACAATAGAGATATGGAATGAatcttat AAAGAACAATTATATCAGGTTCAAAGAGATCCGATTACAAATCCTTTGGATCatgtatttcatttacattctTATACTTGGACTCTAGGTcctgatgaaaaatttttatgtgaaatttattatcgaccTTTAGTCGTATCTTCTAGGAatgttgattattttataatcatagatAATAATGGagcatatatgaaaattattacgtaTGGATCTAGCATTG gTCCTAAAGTAATTTCTTCAACAAAAAGAATCTTtatgaatacaaataaaaattctaaggttaaaaaacgaattaaattatcgaataattctaAAGTTGCAGCGacttttatgtttaatatagaCGAAAAACATAGGATTTTTCAATTAGACTCAAGATATGGTGTTATTAATgcttattcttataaatatgttacgATTACATTTATGCCGCCAAAAGAAGGAagatatacttattatttgattattttaattttatatcaa gaaccaattattatagaattatatggtTATTGTTACtcagtatttattaaaaaagaaactttaaaatcTATTCCTTATCCTTGGATGGAAAAAGATGGTTTTAAAGGATATATGAGAGATGCTACTGATACACTAGAATATTTGCCTCCTGCATCTTTATCAAagcattatttcaattttggtCAAGTAGATGTTgatgtagaaaatattattcagagAATACCTCGCTCAATATGTCTCACAAATCATAtccattcaaatttattaatcatttggGAAAAAG atactgatggaattttttacataacacCTTCTGAAATGGTACTTCGTAAGAATCAATCTGCTTTATTTGAACTTACATTTAatcctaatataaaaaataatctttttggaAGAGAGATTATTTGTTCTGTTTTCTTGGAACAAGAGAAGCTTTTTACTTTTCCATTTGTTTTATCAATGACAGTAATAG GTCATTCTTTTCCTATTACATCAAGTGGGTGGATTCCACAATATGAAATTCCTCAAACAGTAATAATGCCACCAAGTGTACCACCATATCCAGTTTATACCACTTTTCTGATTAAAAGATTTGGTCATTTACCTCTTATGTTTCAATTTGTTTCACCATCAGCAAgtcattttattgtaaaaccAATGCTTGGTGTAATTTATCA agattatcaaataattattgttgaaatgACATCTAAAcctaaaaatgaacaaatttatatagaaagatGGACAATATACTTTAATGGgaatacaaaaaatgaaaattatatagattttaaaggATATGCAGAGTATGCAaatcttgtttttaataataataatttattaacttttccaTCAGTTTTGCCAGGTTGCCaacaatttttacaacttGGAATGAGAAATGTTACTCGTCAtcaaataaa atatgaattttataagttaCCATCTGAATTTAAGGTACAATATATCCATGGAAAAATCGATGCAAATGATACATTTTATCAAGAATGTATGTTTGCTCCAAATGAAGTAAATAGAGATTATGATTTCGAAATACAATGCCTTttgattgttataaaaaatggaGCTTCTATTGGTTCAAAAAGCTTTGTAAATCTACGTATTCGTGGAAGTAGTGAAATGGGATTATtagaa gcacatccaaataaattaaattttgatgaattagaatataataatactaagaCATTATCTTTTGATCTTGTTAATTCTAGTTtggtagatatttattatacattgatTTGTACTCATCGTAATTGGGAACTTGGAGATATTAAAAGAGATGTTAAATTACATCCTTTATCAGAAACTATATTTGCGGGATcaactaaaaaaattctagTTTCTATTACTCCACACACAGCagtatattatgaatttataattcaatatgtaataagaattaattttaattcagatATATTAGTAAATAGATATGATCCAATAGAAATTTGCAGTGTATCTTGCATGTGTATTTTGCCcacaataaaa gtaGACAATTTATGTGCCTTTGGATATAATCAAGATTATTCAATACACATTagcaaacaatttttatggaaTCGATTACAAATaaacaa attaaatgaaattttagtaGATTTACTACCAGGAGAAACAGAAACTGTAAATATTAACCTTTTACCAATGACTCTAAATAAAGGaactcttttattaaaatgggTAATAATCAATCCTTCAACATTGCCTATTTCtctaaagatgaaaaaaatcaaacaatgTTCTTGTGAAcctattataaaaacaattggtTATTTGCCTCGGCGAATAGAAATTGattgtattcataaaaatatttgtgaaatatatttaaaatcaaaaatgctaaaa CCAGAAGAAGAAACTGTGATTGGTATGAACATTCATTACATATTAGCTGGAAAAACAATTATGTCTTGGGATCTAAATATTGGACATGATCgtcacattatttttaatgtgacTGTTGATTGTTTAACAGAACATGATTCACAAGATAATTTCTTAAGTACTCcatcaataaattttggaaaagtttattttggaaataaagAGCCTACATATAGG gcACAatggatatttaatattacgaataaGGATTTACCATATTCcgtagatattaataatattcataaaatgaatGAGAAGTATCAATGTGAAATTTTTGCATGTTTAACACAAGATGGTATCATAAAAAGTGGAACAGCTGTACctcttttatttaagtttcaaCCAAGAATGTTTGGTGAATATaag ataatatttccaataattatgGGTGATAAAACAGAAGAATTGACATTACAAGgagaatcaatttttgattataaattagttaGTATTTGGAGAAGAATACCAGCTTTTTGTGCTTGTAAAACTCCACtatttcctatatattttAGTGTTGATTCCATGAACTTATGGAATATACCtacacataatattattattagaatgcttttaatatataacaatttagatTTCGATGCACTTGGTTATAAATGGAAATg CCAAAAAATACCAGAACTATTGAGTGTCGATATATTTCCTCGGAAAGGTATATTGCAGCCAAATTCGGTACAAAGTTTTAGagtcaaaattaaaacttcaGGATATCCTGGTCgaattgattttcatatacCATGTATGTTTTTTAATGCTAGTAAAAGACGAGAATATCAAAGAAGCATCATTAAACATGATATTTTAAgtcaagaattaaaagaacaatttaCTATTACGGAAAAAGGCATTTATGTACCA gAACCATGGATAAAAATACTTGATAAAccaaataaatactataaaacaTTAAGTATACGTTGTTGTATATATTCTGTggaagatgaaaatataaaagttaaattattaagagaaCTAAAAGCTGCTCCTTCAAGTGTAATTCATtttgatgataataaaaattataataatgttataaatgaaaaagagctCTATATAATAACacttattttggaaaatttattatg ggATATTGTTAATactaaaagatttataaaagtaattgaaaataatttaatccctataagaaatttgtattatactcAATTTACAATGGATATTTCGGAGCGAAAAAGATTAGTACGAAGATCATATATATCACcaccattaaaaattatagaagcaATACTAGAacga atgtcATTTGATATAATTCATGAAGAATTCACTTTAAaagttaatcatttaattcctGATGAAGATGTTCGGCATCGAAACTATTTCAAAATGTTACCTAAACAGAAAAGAACAGAtcttcaatttgaaattagagaag atgaaGATGATGAAGATGAACTAGATATGCAACATATGAAACCAGGATATAGAATATCTTTTGCAAATACTAATACAatctaa